The following nucleotide sequence is from Devosia salina.
CTTCCACAGCCTGGCAGTCCGGTCTCCACCCCATTAGAGCGTTTCTGCTGAGCCGTTTCGGATGGCAGCTTTCCGGAAATCGACCGAGGGGCCCGGATGTCTTCTGTGGATGGCCCCCGCATTGCAAGAGGTAATTCGGTGTTCTGGCGCGTTGGTCGGGTGCAGTCTTCTGTCCGGCCTGTTGATGCAGTCAGTAGAGACTGCTGGCCCTGATGGGGCCGGCGAACAGGGTCCCAATCTTAAATTCAGGCTATGATGCCTCAGACATTCGACGGGTTGTCCCTGTTTCCGGCCTGACCGGTTTCGCCATCACATCGCGTCGCTCTCACAACTTCATGGAGCCGGTTAGGCCAGCATCAACTCTCCCATGAGCGAGTTGGTGAGATCGCCACCCGCATCAACGACGATGACGTCGCCCGGCTCGGCCATATCGATGGCCTTATGGAGCATGAGATTGTCGCCCGGCCGCGTCTTGACGGTCAGCGCCGGGCCGGCCAGCTGCCCGTCCCGATGCATCATGGCGAGACGCGGACCGGCAGCACTCATGCGATGCATGCTGTCGCTCACATTGGCGACGGGAAGCGTCCGAAATTGCTCCACCAGTTCGCCGGAGACCCGCCTTTGGCGCTGGAGGACTCGGAATCCAGGGATCATTGCAGGCCTCCTGCCAACTGAACTGCGGCACTCTTTGATAGCTGCTCGCGATTGACGATGCGGCTGGCTGGCAGCGGGCGACCCGCGAGGTAGTCGATGACGCCTTGGGCTGCCTCGACACCCACCCGGGCATTGGCCGCGGTGGTGACGCCACCGATATGGGGTGTCAGGACGACCCGGTCGCTAGCAAAGAAGGGATGGTCCGCAGCGGGCGGCTCCTTGGCAAAGGTATCAAGGCCGGCGCCGGCGATTTTTCCGGCGTCGAGTGCCTCGATCAATGCCGCCTCATCGATAAGCCCGCCCCGCGCCGTGTTGATGAGGATAGCATCCTCTCGCATCAGGGCCAGCGACCCGCGATTGATCAGGCCGCGCGTCTGTTCGGTCAGCGGGCAATGAAGGCTGATGACATCGCAGTTTTGCAACAGGTCCTCAACCGAGCTCGCGCGCCCCACACCGCAGCGCACGAAGACCTCGTCGGCGGCGAATGGGTCATAGGCGATGACGGCCATGTCGAAGGCCTTGGCCAGGCGCGCAGTGTGCTGGGCAATAGCCCCGAAGGCGACCAGCCCCATGGTCGATCCGGCAAGCTCGCGACCCTTGAAATCGGGCTTTTCCCAACGTCCCTCCCGCAAGCCCCGGTCGAGTGGCACCAGGCGCTTGGCCACCGCGACCAGCAAGGCCAGGGCATGCTCGGCGACCGAAACCGCATTGGCTCCCGAGGCGACGATGACCGGCACGTCATGGGCGCTTGCTGCATCGAGGTCAATATTGTCGACCCCCACGCCATGCTTGGAAACTATCCTGAGTTGCGGAGCGATCTCAAAGATCGGGGCCTCGATGCGGCCCATGCGCGAAATGATTGCGATCGGCCGGTGCTCGACCACATGGGACCTGAGCACCTCTGCATCCGCATAGGCCGGGAGATAGACCGGCTCATAGCCGGCCTCGCTCAGCACGGCCACGGCGGCTGGAGCCAGGCTTGGCCCGGTGATCAGGATAGTCGATGCCATAAATCCTCCTAGCCGGCCTTCCGCCGGTCTATGAGGAACCTTATCAATAGACAGTCTAAATCAAAGCGGGTAATTCTTTCCATTATAATTAGAGAAACTTAACATGGACACAAGGCAACTCAAGTCGCTGACGGCCATTGCCCGCACCGGCAGCTTTGCCCGGGCGGCCGAACTGGTCAACCTGACGCCCTCGGCGGTCAGCCAGCAGATTCAAGCACTTGAGTCGGAAGTCGGGGCATCTCTCTTCGATCGCTCCAGCCGCCCCCCCAGCCTCACACCGGCAGGCATGCAGATGGTCAGCCTTGCCGAGGAAGTGCTCCGCCTCACCGACTCCGTCGTAGATGCGATCAACGGCACGAGCATCAGCGGCACCCTTTCCCTTGGGTCTGTTCGCACCAGTGCTCTTGGCCTCCTGCCAAACGCCATTACCCGTCTCAATGCTCTTTATCCGCAGGTGCGCACCAAGTTGCGCGTTTCGATGTCCGAGACGTTGATGTCTGATGTCGTGGTGGGTCGGCTCGACGCGGCGATGGTGGCCGAAATCAACGAATTTCCGTCG
It contains:
- a CDS encoding hydroxyacid dehydrogenase; this translates as MASTILITGPSLAPAAVAVLSEAGYEPVYLPAYADAEVLRSHVVEHRPIAIISRMGRIEAPIFEIAPQLRIVSKHGVGVDNIDLDAASAHDVPVIVASGANAVSVAEHALALLVAVAKRLVPLDRGLREGRWEKPDFKGRELAGSTMGLVAFGAIAQHTARLAKAFDMAVIAYDPFAADEVFVRCGVGRASSVEDLLQNCDVISLHCPLTEQTRGLINRGSLALMREDAILINTARGGLIDEAALIEALDAGKIAGAGLDTFAKEPPAADHPFFASDRVVLTPHIGGVTTAANARVGVEAAQGVIDYLAGRPLPASRIVNREQLSKSAAVQLAGGLQ
- a CDS encoding LysR substrate-binding domain-containing protein, with the translated sequence MDTRQLKSLTAIARTGSFARAAELVNLTPSAVSQQIQALESEVGASLFDRSSRPPSLTPAGMQMVSLAEEVLRLTDSVVDAINGTSISGTLSLGSVRTSALGLLPNAITRLNALYPQVRTKLRVSMSETLMSDVVVGRLDAAMVAEINEFPSTLRWRPFLREPLLVIAPPGTAAGSASDLLARFPFVRFRSNVPLAHMIDRELARMNVVLNEVAEMDTVSSITACVINGLGVSVVPQIAVAESSVPLVTAPFGNPQVFRQIGLIESRSGAKAVLIDELHRQLVAASGSFGWTGLEMGDQE